In one Nicotiana tomentosiformis chromosome 6, ASM39032v3, whole genome shotgun sequence genomic region, the following are encoded:
- the LOC104089627 gene encoding uncharacterized protein — protein sequence MGLPHCIQNSDWYVTVQIGVWKDVHLPVELDHIAFWALRQLNLDIEATGTSRFTELHELDELHYHDFESTRLHKERMKIMHDKHIQERIFKPGDVVLLYNSRLKLFSGKLKSRWSGPFRVVQVLSCGVTEIESEDGTNRFRVNGQRLKHYLGMEEEKVVLVIHLKEPQMLSEP from the coding sequence ATGGGACTACCGCACTGCATTCAAAACTCTGATTGGTATGTCACCGTACAAATTGGTGTTTGGAAAGACGTGCACTTACCGGTGGAACTAGATCATATAGCTTTTTGGGCATTAAGGCAATTAAATCTTGACATAGAAGCCACTGGTACGAGTAGATTCACAGAGCTTCATGAACTTGATGAGCTCCATTACCATGATTTTGAGAGCACCAGGCTACACAAGGAAAGGATGAAGATCATGCACGATAAGCATATTCAAGAGAGGATTTTCAAACCTGGAGATGTCGTGTTGTTGTATAATTCAAGATTGAAACTATTTTCGGGTAAGCTGAAATCTAgatggtcgggaccatttagAGTGGTACAAGTACTCTCATGCGGAGTTACAGAAATTGAATCTGAGGATGGAACAAATaggtttagagtcaatgggcaaagGTTAAAGCATTACCTTGGCATGGAGGAGGAAAAAGTTGTATTAGTGATTCATTTGAAGGAGCCTCAAATGTTGAGTGAACCTTAA